Below is a genomic region from Fervidobacterium sp..
TTTGCTTTACAGCGGTTCCAACGAAGTTTCTGATAATTACAACAGTGCGATTGCTAATAGCATTTATAAGAATTTTGAGGAAATTGACTTCTTTTTGAAAATTTATAGTTACTTTGTCAGTGTCCAGAAATTTTTTGTTGACAGAGATATTGTGGCAAAGCCCATGAGTGATCGAGAGAGGATAAACTTATTGATTGAGAGAACAAAAGATCTTAAAGACCACGAATTAATCAAAAAGATTATATCGAAAAATGGTATGGATAACCTTCTCGATGAATTTGCAAAGGTAATTGATGAGAATGTTCAAAAGATGCATGGTATTAGTAGTAATGACTTAACAACCTTAAAATCGCTCATCAATGCAATAGTAAACGTGGGGTTTGAGAATAATTTAAATGTAGAGGATGAACTAAAAGTATCTTTTAAAAAATTCATGGAAAAATTGGAATCAGTTGTTGGATTCAACCTTACATACACTTCAGCAAAATCTAAATTGGATGCGTTTTCTCAAGAATACAAAAGTTCAGACGAATTGTTTAAAACTATCGCTCTAAATATACTCGAACTTCAATCCCTTAGAATGATTTACGAGAATACAAAATATGCATGGAAGCTAATTGATGCTCCAAAGTTTGTAAGTGCAGTACTTGTTAAAGAAGGAAAAAATATTGAAATTGTGATGGAAGATGTTAGTCCTGTATACTTTATGGACGATGGCATAAATAAAGTTCAGGTCAGTTTTTCTACGATGGACATTTTAAAAAATGTGTTTCAAAACTATGCCCTTGCTTGGAATTCTGCACCATTTGGTAGATATTATTTCAATACGGTCTTTATATCCGTGGTGACGACAATTCTTGAGGTAATAATCTCAGCAATGGCGGCATATGCCTTTTCTTGGATGAATTTTCCAGGAAAAAGTATTTTGTTCAGTGTTTTTCTTGCTACAATGATGGTACCTGGTGAAGTTTTGCTCGTTCCTAACTTTATTACCATCACAAAATTCGGATGGATAGATACGTATTATGCTCTGATAATTCCATGGGTCGTAAGTGTATTTTCAATTTTCTTGATGAGACAACATTTTATGAGTTTGCCAAGCGAGTTGTTTGACGCAGCAAAAATCGATGGCTGCTCTCATTGGAGGTACTTGTGGCAAATTGTTGTACCGTTGAGTAAGCCTGTCGTAATAACAAGTGCCCTTTTAAAGTTCGTTGGTAGCTGGAATTCGTTCCTTTGGGTGTTGATAGTCACCAACAGCCCAAAATACCGGACTCTAACTGTTGGACTATCGACGTTTAGTTCAGAAGTTGGAACACTTTACAATATGTTAATGGCAGCAGCAACCTTCAGTATATTACCTGTTGTGATCATTTTCCTCTTTACACAAAAGTATTTTGTTAGAGGAATTGCAAGAACAGGACTTAAATAGTGCAACTTTTAAAGATAATAACATACGATCTTTATCATGTGCCCATATTTGGGCACTGTTTTTTCTTTCACTGCTTCACTAAATAACTAGAAAGTGTTAATATAAAATTGCACAAAATATTCCAACAAGCTTGTGGAGGTGATTATCATAGAAAAAAGTAACACCAGGGAACGTACTCTCAAGCTCTCTGTAATAGAAGGTGCACTTTACACAATAGCGTTTAATGCTACACAAGGATTCGTATATTCAACGTTAGCTCTTTATTATGATTTTGATCCTGTGGTGCTTTCTATTGTTGCTGTGCTTCCATCAACTTCACAAATGATTCAGCTTTTTACACCAATGGTTTATCGATTAGTACCATCCAAAAAGTACGCAATATTCTGGACCTCTTTAATTGCAAGATCTGTGTTTGTGATCATACCTTTGGCGTTGATTATGAACATCAAATCTCACATAATTGTTGTAATACCATTTATAGTTTTCAACATATTGAACAATGTTGTTGGAAATTTATGGACATCTGCAATGAAAAATATTGTACCGGAAGAAAGAAGAAACACTTACTTTGGCTTTCGAAACACGGTTGCCACCTTCGCAGGTTTAAGTGCTTGGATTTTGTATTCATTAATTTTGCAAAACATGGATAGAAAGATTGGTTTAATAGTGATCTACTCAGTTTCTTCATTTGTATTTATTCTTACCGCTTATTTTCTATATCTGCATGATATTCCAGATACAAGAGTCATTGACTACAGTATAACAACGGTTTTTCAATCTCTGAAAAATCGAAAGTTTTTGAATTTCCTTATCTTTGTATTCATTTGGAATTTCGCAATTCAGTTCGCTGGTCCATTTTTTAGCTATTTCGAAGTATCTTATCTTAAAGTTCCTTACTCGTATCTTGGTATTTTGAACATAATTAATTCCCTATTGTCAATGCTTATGTACACATTCTATGGCAAATTATCGTCAAAAATTGGTGATAAAAACATGATCAGATATGGTATAACCATCGCTCTTGCTATACCTTTGCTGTATTCTTTAATGACGCCGAGAAACTACAGATTTCTACTCCTATTAGATGTAATGATTGCAGCTTTAGCTTGGAGTGCAATAAATTTATCTTACTTCACTTTACTTTTAAAAATAATAGACGAACCCAGTGAAATATACATATCGATGCATGCAACGATAGCAGGATTGGCATCTTTAATAGCCTCTTACACGGGTGGAAAAACGCTAAGCTTGATAAAAAATTTTCAATTTTCAGTCCTCTCCGGTTACAACGTGTTATTTTTAATAGCATTTTTCTTGAGAATTTTTACACTCTACTATTTTACTAAGCTTGACATCGGAGAAAAACATAAGAGTATGAGATTCATAGAAATCGCTCAAGTTATCATAACAAGAAGATATTAGGTTCTCCAGTTTCTCTTCTTAAATCAACTAATGGTAAGGGAGTGAAAGAATTGTACTTAACAATCGGTGTATTTGATGGAGTTCACAAAGGTCATGCTAAAATTTTATCAAGATTAAGTCAGTTGGCAGAATTAACCGGAAAGAAAGTTAAAATATACACGATACTTTACCCTATGGAATATTATGCTGGTCAGTTTGATGGATTAATAACCTCTGTTGAAGACAGGATAGAATTACTCTCTATCTACGGTGAAACGGAAATCCTTGAGTTACCAAAGATAAAGGATTTATCACCGCAGGAATTTTTTGAAAGCATAGTTAAAACTTCTAACAAGATAGATGGAATAATTGTTGGTCACGATTTTCGCTTTGGAAAGCATGGAAGCGGTGATACAGAACTCTTAAAAAAACTATGTGATGAACAAGGTGTCT
It encodes:
- a CDS encoding ABC transporter permease subunit; this encodes MKRLRKLIIYTLLLIGTIVMIAPFAWMLVTSFKLPSEVNSWPPKWTTKSFLSQREVKVIPSTGTTSSVKGLSLREALTFVSKKTHGLVLLVNDDPFYRGKLTIRLKGKTYAKIDPTNFYNFINSIKQPTQFLVTDDEKNNPELYFEKVLLNYVSGSTPVFKRDIFIDSLTSSIETLLDGIDTIQTFGIERIQNENEKSQFIAFLDNKVVELQELKTKIQKFKSGESLILSIRELEEIHKLLTNYNLLYSGSNEVSDNYNSAIANSIYKNFEEIDFFLKIYSYFVSVQKFFVDRDIVAKPMSDRERINLLIERTKDLKDHELIKKIISKNGMDNLLDEFAKVIDENVQKMHGISSNDLTTLKSLINAIVNVGFENNLNVEDELKVSFKKFMEKLESVVGFNLTYTSAKSKLDAFSQEYKSSDELFKTIALNILELQSLRMIYENTKYAWKLIDAPKFVSAVLVKEGKNIEIVMEDVSPVYFMDDGINKVQVSFSTMDILKNVFQNYALAWNSAPFGRYYFNTVFISVVTTILEVIISAMAAYAFSWMNFPGKSILFSVFLATMMVPGEVLLVPNFITITKFGWIDTYYALIIPWVVSVFSIFLMRQHFMSLPSELFDAAKIDGCSHWRYLWQIVVPLSKPVVITSALLKFVGSWNSFLWVLIVTNSPKYRTLTVGLSTFSSEVGTLYNMLMAAATFSILPVVIIFLFTQKYFVRGIARTGLK
- a CDS encoding MFS transporter, coding for MIIIEKSNTRERTLKLSVIEGALYTIAFNATQGFVYSTLALYYDFDPVVLSIVAVLPSTSQMIQLFTPMVYRLVPSKKYAIFWTSLIARSVFVIIPLALIMNIKSHIIVVIPFIVFNILNNVVGNLWTSAMKNIVPEERRNTYFGFRNTVATFAGLSAWILYSLILQNMDRKIGLIVIYSVSSFVFILTAYFLYLHDIPDTRVIDYSITTVFQSLKNRKFLNFLIFVFIWNFAIQFAGPFFSYFEVSYLKVPYSYLGILNIINSLLSMLMYTFYGKLSSKIGDKNMIRYGITIALAIPLLYSLMTPRNYRFLLLLDVMIAALAWSAINLSYFTLLLKIIDEPSEIYISMHATIAGLASLIASYTGGKTLSLIKNFQFSVLSGYNVLFLIAFFLRIFTLYYFTKLDIGEKHKSMRFIEIAQVIITRRY